The Phoenix dactylifera cultivar Barhee BC4 chromosome 9, palm_55x_up_171113_PBpolish2nd_filt_p, whole genome shotgun sequence genome window below encodes:
- the LOC103719580 gene encoding VQ motif-containing protein 20-like: protein MSPSSREINGSRPAPLKIHKDTQLIHKQSSSSTATTHHRHHPVIIYTHSPKIIHTQARDFMALVQKLTGLSRSTDDDDDDSAAAANNPPPAPSNIPCKDADTIHAANNDPSPLSENRSIAGEVVHHVGCSPLPSAPAAMSPLGFDPLPPPNPFLSEIPLFTPSSSDFFCSSGSFYRYPESALFSQSIPNMGGSISPSIMDTMKAFPDY from the coding sequence ATGAGCCCTTCGTCGCGAGAGATCAACGGCTCCCGCCCGGCCCCTCTCAAGATCCACAAGGACACCCAACTCATCCACAAGcaatcctcctcctccaccgccaCCACCCACCACCGCCACCATCCTGTCATCATCTACACCCACTCCCCCAAGATCATCCACACGCAGGCTCGCGACTTCATGGCCCTTGTCCAGAAGCTCACCGGTCTCTCCCGCTCCACCgatgacgacgacgacgactcaGCCGCCGCCGCCAACAATCCCCCTCCCGCACCATCCAACATTCCCTGCAAGGACGCCGACACGATCCATGCGGCTAACAACGATCCGTCGCCGTTGTCGGAGAATCGCAGCATCGCGGGGGAGGTCGTCCACCATGTCGGCTGCTCCCCGCTGCCATCTGCCCCGGCCGCCATGTCGCCGCTCGGCTTCGACCCCCTGCCACCTCCTAACCCGTTCCTGTCGGAGATCCCGCTCTTCACACCCAGCTCCTCGGACTTCTTCTGCTCGTCAGGGTCCTTCTATAGGTACCCGGAGTCGGCGCTGTTCTCGCAATCCATTCCAAACATGGGCGGCTCCATCTCGCCTTCCATCATGGACACCATGAAGGCTTTCCCCGACTACTGA